Proteins from a single region of Streptomyces spinoverrucosus:
- a CDS encoding ferredoxin reductase family protein, protein MTTTLAGGRAARRQTMRRIRPRRSPAVPLLIAVWAGAAAVLWLWWQNTPSVADTTGRILGAGRITGLLAGYLMALVVLQMARVPALERRVGSDRVARWHAMTGRYTLSLVIAHVFLTMWGYALQAGKTLGDVVQQTIDSVNQLPDMGKAAIGTGLLVLIGFVSIGPVRRRMPYDTWYHVHLMTYAAVYLTFWHQISTGNEFAVEPAAKTFWYGLYGAVTALVVWFRIIAPIRLNLKHRMRVEAVIEETPGIVSVLIGGRKLHRMGAEAGQFFRWRFLAPGMRFSSHPYSLSAAPRPDMLRITVKAIGDHSTRLRELRPGTRVWAEGPYGALTAQRRSRGKVLLVAGGVGITPMRALFETLPGAAGDITLLYRANSTQDLALWDELAKIADERGARLMYAVNSPDGARPDISAESLQRKIGDIDRHDVFLCGPPGFAQSVYEALRGAGVPARRIHHESFEM, encoded by the coding sequence GTGACCACCACGCTCGCGGGCGGCCGCGCCGCCCGGCGTCAGACCATGCGCCGCATCCGCCCGCGCCGCTCCCCCGCCGTCCCGCTGCTGATCGCCGTGTGGGCCGGTGCGGCCGCGGTGCTGTGGCTGTGGTGGCAGAACACCCCGTCCGTCGCCGACACCACCGGCCGGATCCTGGGCGCGGGCCGGATCACCGGGCTGCTCGCCGGATATCTGATGGCGCTGGTGGTGCTCCAGATGGCCCGGGTGCCCGCGCTGGAGCGGCGGGTGGGCTCCGACCGGGTCGCGCGCTGGCACGCGATGACCGGCCGCTACACCCTCAGCCTGGTCATCGCGCACGTCTTCCTCACGATGTGGGGCTACGCGTTGCAGGCCGGCAAGACCCTCGGTGACGTCGTCCAGCAGACGATCGACTCCGTCAATCAGCTGCCGGACATGGGCAAGGCCGCCATCGGCACCGGTCTGCTGGTGCTCATCGGCTTCGTCTCGATCGGCCCGGTCCGCCGCAGGATGCCGTACGACACCTGGTACCACGTCCATCTGATGACGTACGCGGCGGTGTACCTGACGTTCTGGCACCAGATCAGCACCGGCAACGAGTTCGCCGTCGAGCCCGCCGCGAAGACGTTCTGGTACGGGCTGTACGGGGCGGTCACCGCGCTGGTGGTGTGGTTCCGGATCATCGCCCCGATCAGGCTGAACCTGAAGCACCGGATGCGGGTCGAGGCGGTCATCGAGGAGACGCCCGGAATCGTGTCGGTGCTGATCGGCGGGCGGAAGCTGCACCGGATGGGCGCGGAGGCGGGGCAGTTCTTCCGCTGGCGGTTCCTGGCTCCGGGCATGCGGTTCAGCTCCCACCCGTACTCGCTGTCGGCGGCGCCCCGCCCGGACATGCTGCGGATCACGGTGAAGGCGATCGGTGACCACAGCACCCGGCTGCGGGAGCTGCGGCCCGGCACCCGGGTGTGGGCCGAGGGGCCGTACGGCGCGCTGACCGCCCAGCGCCGCAGCCGCGGCAAGGTGCTGCTGGTCGCGGGCGGCGTCGGGATCACGCCGATGCGGGCGCTGTTCGAGACGCTGCCGGGCGCGGCGGGTGACATCACCCTGCTGTACCGGGCCAACAGCACCCAGGACCTGGCCCTGTGGGACGAGCTGGCGAAGATCGCCGACGAGCGGGGCGCCCGGCTGATGTACGCGGTCAACAGCCCGGACGGGGCACGTCCGGACATCTCCGCGGAGTCGCTGCAGCGCAAGATCGGGGACATCGACCGCCACGACGTCTTCCTGTGCGGGCCGCCCGGCTTCGCACAGTCCGTCTACGAGGCACTGCGCGGTGCGGGGGTCCCCGCCCGCCGTATCCATCACGAGTCGTTCGAGATGTGA
- a CDS encoding acetylornithine transaminase produces the protein MSANQELTARWQGALMNNYGTPRLPLVRGAGARVWDADGKEYVDFVGGIAVNALGHAHPAVVEAVSRQIASLGHISNLFVAEPPVALAERLLQLFGRDGKVFFCNSGAEANEGAFKIGRLTGRTHMVATEGGFHGRTMGALALTGQPAKQQPFLPLPGDVTHVPYGDAQALAAAVTEETALVVIEPIQGENGVVVPPAGYLKAARAITAATGSLLVLDEVQTGVGRTGHWFEYQAHEGVLPDVVTLAKGLGGGLPLGATVAFGRAAELLQPGQHGTTFGGNPVACAAGLAVLDAIANEGLLENVKRQSEKLRDGIESLNHGLIDHVRGAGLLLGIVLTKPLAPQVQQAAQDAGFLVNAPAPDVVRLMPPLNLGDDEVEALLRALPGVLDASHGDGRAGE, from the coding sequence ATGAGCGCCAACCAGGAACTGACCGCCCGGTGGCAGGGCGCGCTCATGAACAACTACGGCACCCCGCGACTGCCGCTCGTACGCGGCGCGGGCGCGCGCGTGTGGGACGCCGACGGCAAGGAGTACGTCGACTTCGTCGGCGGTATCGCCGTCAACGCGCTCGGACACGCGCACCCCGCGGTCGTCGAGGCGGTCAGCAGGCAGATCGCCTCCCTGGGCCACATCTCCAACCTGTTCGTCGCCGAGCCGCCCGTCGCGCTCGCCGAGCGGCTCCTTCAGCTGTTCGGCCGGGACGGCAAGGTCTTCTTCTGCAACTCCGGAGCCGAGGCCAACGAGGGCGCCTTCAAGATCGGTCGGCTGACCGGGCGGACCCACATGGTCGCCACCGAGGGCGGCTTCCACGGCCGTACCATGGGCGCCCTCGCGCTCACCGGCCAGCCCGCCAAGCAGCAGCCCTTCCTGCCGCTGCCCGGTGACGTCACGCACGTCCCGTACGGCGATGCCCAGGCGCTGGCCGCGGCGGTCACCGAGGAGACGGCCCTGGTCGTCATCGAGCCGATCCAGGGCGAGAACGGGGTCGTCGTCCCGCCCGCCGGCTATCTGAAGGCGGCCCGGGCCATCACGGCCGCGACCGGATCTCTGCTGGTCCTCGACGAGGTGCAGACCGGCGTCGGGCGGACCGGACACTGGTTCGAGTACCAGGCGCACGAGGGCGTCCTGCCGGACGTCGTCACACTCGCCAAGGGCCTCGGCGGCGGGCTGCCGCTGGGCGCCACGGTGGCCTTCGGGCGGGCGGCCGAGCTGCTCCAGCCCGGTCAGCACGGCACGACCTTCGGCGGCAACCCCGTCGCCTGCGCCGCCGGACTCGCCGTTCTCGACGCCATCGCGAACGAGGGACTGCTGGAGAACGTCAAGCGGCAGAGCGAGAAGTTGCGGGACGGAATCGAGTCTCTGAACCATGGATTGATCGACCATGTCCGGGGTGCGGGCCTCCTCCTGGGTATCGTGCTCACCAAGCCGCTCGCGCCGCAGGTGCAGCAGGCGGCTCAGGACGCCGGATTCCTGGTGAACGCGCCCGCCCCCGATGTCGTACGGCTCATGCCGCCGCTGAACCTCGGCGACGACGAGGTGGAGGCGCTGCTCCGGGCGCTGCCCGGTGTCCTCGACGCAAGTCACGGGGACGGACGAGCCGGAGAATGA
- a CDS encoding helix-turn-helix domain-containing protein — MGDPDPMGHPDIAEVARRSGVPASTLRFYEEKGLIVSTGRRAGRRVFDPGVTQRLALIAMGRAAGFSLDEIALMFAPDGRPRIDRGTLTAKADELDETIRRLTAMRDGLRHAADCPAPSHMECPTFRRLLRAAESGGMRARKDRLSGRSAPAAADGRRGPVPRPADG, encoded by the coding sequence ATGGGCGATCCGGACCCTATGGGTCATCCGGACATAGCGGAAGTGGCACGGCGTTCCGGCGTGCCCGCGTCGACCCTCCGCTTCTACGAGGAGAAGGGCCTGATCGTCTCGACCGGCAGACGGGCCGGTCGGCGTGTCTTCGATCCGGGCGTGACGCAGCGGCTGGCGCTGATCGCGATGGGCCGCGCCGCCGGTTTCTCACTCGACGAGATCGCGCTGATGTTCGCGCCGGACGGCCGGCCCCGGATCGACCGGGGGACGCTGACGGCGAAGGCGGACGAGCTGGACGAGACGATCCGCCGGCTGACCGCCATGCGCGACGGACTGCGGCACGCGGCGGACTGCCCCGCGCCCAGCCATATGGAATGCCCGACCTTCCGCCGCCTGCTGCGGGCGGCGGAGTCGGGTGGGATGCGCGCGCGAAAGGACCGGCTCAGTGGCCGTTCTGCGCCAGCCGCAGCAGATGGTCGGCGAGGGCCTGTCCCCCGTCCGGCTGACGGCTGA
- the argB gene encoding acetylglutamate kinase — protein sequence MTTTRKHTALPKAQILIEALPWLTRHHGKTVVIKFGGNAMVNEELKAAFAQDVVFLRHAGLKPVVVHGGGPQISRALDKHGIVSEFKAGLRVTTEDAMDVVRMVLAGQVQRELVGLLNQHGPLAVGLTGEDAHTMTATKHQPRIDGELVDIGRVGEITEIDTGAIEALLADGRIPVVSSIARSQDDGHVYNVNADTAAAALAAALGAETLMVLTDVEGLYEDWPNSDEVISRLTASQLEKLLPELSSGMVPKMEGCLHAVRNGVRNARVIDGRVQHSILLEIFTDEGIGTMVVPDAHEGDAG from the coding sequence ATGACCACGACCCGCAAACACACCGCGCTGCCCAAGGCGCAGATCCTCATCGAGGCGCTGCCCTGGCTGACCCGGCACCACGGCAAGACGGTCGTCATCAAGTTCGGCGGCAACGCCATGGTGAACGAGGAGCTGAAGGCCGCCTTCGCGCAGGACGTCGTCTTCCTGCGGCACGCCGGCCTCAAGCCGGTCGTCGTGCACGGCGGCGGCCCGCAGATCAGTCGGGCGCTCGACAAACACGGCATCGTCAGCGAGTTCAAGGCGGGCCTGCGCGTCACCACCGAGGACGCCATGGACGTCGTACGCATGGTGCTGGCCGGGCAGGTGCAGCGGGAGCTGGTCGGGCTGCTCAACCAGCATGGGCCGCTCGCCGTCGGTCTCACCGGCGAGGACGCGCACACCATGACCGCCACCAAGCACCAGCCCCGGATCGACGGCGAGCTCGTCGACATCGGGCGGGTCGGCGAGATCACCGAGATCGACACGGGCGCGATCGAGGCACTGCTCGCGGACGGCCGGATCCCGGTCGTGTCGTCGATCGCCCGTTCCCAGGACGACGGACATGTCTACAACGTCAATGCTGATACGGCGGCTGCGGCACTCGCTGCTGCTCTGGGCGCCGAGACCCTCATGGTCCTCACGGACGTCGAGGGCCTCTACGAGGACTGGCCCAACAGCGACGAGGTGATCAGCCGCCTCACCGCTTCCCAGCTGGAGAAGCTGCTGCCGGAGCTGTCGTCCGGCATGGTGCCGAAGATGGAGGGCTGTCTGCACGCCGTACGCAACGGGGTGCGCAATGCCCGCGTCATCGACGGCCGGGTCCAGCACTCGATCCTGCTGGAGATCTTCACCGACGAGGGCATCGGCACGATGGTCGTGCCGGACGCGCATGAGGGGGACGCCGGATGA
- a CDS encoding L,D-transpeptidase family protein, translated as MRTAVAATVSVLVCACLLGAAPAERPALPDRMADTGPGTQLITAVAPEAGSTTGTVTWWDRRDGRWVGAGSAPARFGAKGLVEGKARKQGTNTTPTGLFTLPYAFGIKAAPSGTTYRYRPVRAGSWWCQDNDSRSYNRWTEPRPAHCRAKEAEHLMSYGPLYAHALVVGFNYHKPVRGRGAGIFLHVRGKGATAGCVSVPEDAMRRILLWAKARGRPHLAVGTESGPTAITRY; from the coding sequence ATGCGCACCGCCGTCGCCGCCACCGTGTCCGTCCTCGTCTGCGCCTGCCTCCTCGGCGCCGCCCCCGCCGAGCGGCCCGCGCTGCCCGACCGCATGGCCGACACCGGCCCCGGCACTCAGCTGATCACCGCCGTGGCTCCCGAGGCGGGTTCGACGACGGGGACGGTGACGTGGTGGGACCGGCGGGACGGACGCTGGGTCGGCGCCGGTTCGGCGCCGGCCCGGTTCGGGGCCAAGGGGCTCGTCGAGGGGAAGGCGCGCAAGCAGGGCACGAACACCACACCGACAGGCCTGTTCACCCTGCCGTACGCCTTCGGGATCAAGGCGGCGCCGAGCGGGACGACGTACAGGTACCGGCCGGTGCGCGCGGGCTCCTGGTGGTGTCAGGACAACGACTCGCGCTCCTACAACCGCTGGACCGAGCCCCGCCCCGCCCACTGCCGGGCGAAGGAGGCCGAGCACCTGATGTCGTACGGGCCGCTGTACGCGCATGCGCTGGTCGTCGGCTTCAACTACCACAAGCCGGTGCGCGGGCGCGGGGCCGGGATCTTTCTGCACGTCAGGGGGAAGGGAGCGACGGCCGGTTGTGTGTCGGTGCCGGAGGACGCCATGCGGCGGATCCTGCTGTGGGCCAAGGCCCGGGGCAGGCCGCACCTCGCGGTGGGGACGGAGAGCGGGCCCACCGCGATCACCCGGTACTGA
- a CDS encoding FMN-binding protein — protein MKKSHPIRRAVLATAATVSGIVLLLSLKPATDPGSAAAGGAAPPAGAAAPQGGAQAAGTATVSGAVAETQYGPVQVRLTVSNGKITQAEAVQAPSGGQSSQITANAVPQLNQAAVAAQSAEIDAVSGATYTSAGYKESLQSALDQVRASGGGSAEQGSGGGAQAARTVTGDVAQTQYGPVQVRITVSGGKITQAEAVQAPSGGQSSQITANAVPQLNQAAVAAGSADIDAVSGATYTSGGYRQSLQSALDQAGG, from the coding sequence ATGAAGAAGAGCCACCCCATCCGGCGTGCCGTGCTGGCCACCGCCGCCACCGTGTCCGGCATCGTGCTGCTGCTGTCGCTGAAGCCGGCGACCGACCCCGGCTCCGCCGCGGCGGGCGGCGCGGCACCCCCCGCGGGGGCGGCGGCGCCCCAGGGCGGAGCACAGGCCGCCGGCACCGCCACGGTCTCCGGCGCCGTGGCCGAGACGCAGTACGGTCCCGTGCAGGTCCGGCTGACCGTGAGCAACGGCAAGATCACCCAGGCGGAGGCGGTGCAGGCGCCGAGCGGCGGCCAGAGCAGCCAGATCACCGCCAACGCCGTGCCCCAGCTCAACCAGGCCGCCGTCGCGGCGCAGAGCGCGGAGATCGACGCGGTGTCCGGGGCGACGTACACCAGCGCCGGCTACAAGGAGTCCCTGCAGTCGGCCCTGGACCAGGTCCGGGCGAGCGGCGGCGGTTCCGCCGAACAGGGCTCCGGTGGCGGCGCCCAGGCCGCGCGGACGGTCACCGGGGACGTGGCCCAGACCCAGTACGGACCCGTCCAGGTCCGGATCACCGTCAGCGGCGGGAAGATCACCCAGGCCGAGGCGGTGCAGGCGCCCAGCGGCGGCCAGAGCAGCCAGATCACCGCCAACGCCGTACCCCAGCTCAACCAGGCCGCCGTCGCGGCGGGCAGCGCCGACATCGACGCCGTGTCCGGAGCCACATACACCAGCGGTGGGTACCGGCAGTCGCTGCAGTCGGCGCTGGACCAGGCCGGTGGCTGA
- a CDS encoding FAD:protein FMN transferase translates to MGTVFSFDVRGGDPTAVRAALDEAVAGLHRVDAVFSTYREDSQISRLGRGEVTVGECDPEVAEVLELAAEAERVSEGWFSTTYEGRLDPTGIVKGWAVERAARLLSAAGASGVSVNGGGDVQLLGVPGAERPWRVGVSDPLRPGGLAAVVSAARADELAVATSGTAERGAHIVDPRTGKSAVTDLLAVTVVAPRLTWADCWATAAFAMGARDGLAWLESLPEVEALLITAGDEVWCTGGLAGWLG, encoded by the coding sequence ATGGGGACCGTCTTCTCCTTCGACGTCCGCGGCGGGGATCCCACCGCCGTGCGAGCGGCCCTCGACGAGGCCGTCGCCGGACTGCACCGGGTCGACGCGGTGTTCAGCACCTACCGCGAGGACAGCCAGATCTCGCGGCTGGGCCGCGGGGAGGTGACCGTCGGGGAGTGCGATCCCGAGGTCGCCGAGGTGCTGGAGCTGGCCGCCGAGGCGGAGCGGGTCAGCGAGGGCTGGTTCAGCACGACGTACGAGGGCCGGCTGGACCCGACCGGGATCGTCAAGGGCTGGGCCGTCGAACGGGCGGCGCGGCTGCTGTCGGCGGCGGGGGCGAGCGGGGTCAGCGTCAACGGCGGCGGGGACGTGCAGCTGCTGGGCGTGCCCGGCGCGGAGCGGCCCTGGCGGGTCGGCGTGTCGGACCCGCTGCGGCCCGGTGGGCTGGCGGCGGTCGTCTCGGCGGCCCGCGCCGACGAACTGGCCGTGGCCACCTCCGGCACGGCCGAACGCGGCGCCCACATCGTCGACCCGCGCACCGGCAAGTCGGCGGTGACTGACCTGCTCGCGGTGACGGTCGTCGCCCCCCGCCTGACCTGGGCGGACTGCTGGGCGACGGCCGCCTTCGCGATGGGCGCGCGGGACGGCCTGGCCTGGCTGGAGTCCCTGCCGGAGGTGGAGGCGCTGCTGATCACGGCGGGGGACGAGGTGTGGTGCACGGGTGGGCTGGCCGGGTGGCTGGGGTGA
- the argJ gene encoding bifunctional glutamate N-acetyltransferase/amino-acid acetyltransferase ArgJ, with protein MSVTAAKGFTAAGIAAGIKENGNPDLALVVNNGPRRAAAGVFTSNRVKAAPVLWSEQVLKSGQVSAVVLNSGGANACTGPKGFQDTHATAEKVAEELGRGAIEVAVCSTGLIGVLLPMDKLLPGVETAAAQLSEHGGEKAAIAIKTTDTVHKTSVVTKDGWTVGGMAKGAGMLAPGLATMLVVLTTDADLDNATLDKALRAATRVTFDRVDSDGCMSTNDTVLLLASGTSGITPEYAEFADAVRQVCDDLGQQLIRDAEGASKDIKVEVINAATEDDAVEVGRSIARNNLLKCAIHGEDPNWGRVLSAIGTTSAAFEPDQLNVAINGVWVCKNGGVGEDREKVDMRYREVHIVADLAAGSETATIWTNDLTADYVHENSAYSS; from the coding sequence GTGAGTGTCACGGCAGCAAAGGGATTCACGGCGGCCGGTATCGCCGCCGGGATCAAGGAGAACGGCAACCCGGACCTGGCCCTCGTGGTCAACAACGGGCCCCGCCGCGCCGCCGCGGGCGTCTTCACCTCCAACCGCGTCAAGGCCGCGCCCGTGCTGTGGTCGGAGCAGGTGCTCAAGAGCGGCCAGGTCTCCGCCGTCGTCCTCAACTCCGGCGGCGCCAACGCCTGCACCGGACCGAAGGGCTTCCAGGACACGCACGCCACCGCCGAGAAGGTCGCCGAGGAGCTCGGCCGGGGCGCCATCGAGGTCGCCGTCTGCTCCACCGGCCTCATCGGCGTACTGCTCCCGATGGACAAGCTGCTCCCCGGCGTGGAGACCGCCGCCGCCCAGCTCTCCGAGCACGGCGGCGAGAAGGCCGCCATCGCCATCAAGACCACCGACACCGTGCACAAGACGTCCGTCGTGACCAAGGACGGCTGGACCGTCGGCGGCATGGCCAAGGGCGCCGGCATGCTCGCCCCCGGCCTCGCCACCATGCTCGTCGTCCTCACCACGGACGCCGACCTGGACAACGCCACGCTGGACAAGGCCCTGCGCGCGGCCACCCGGGTCACCTTCGACCGCGTCGACTCCGACGGCTGCATGTCCACCAACGACACCGTCCTGCTCCTCGCCTCCGGCACGTCCGGGATCACCCCGGAGTACGCGGAGTTCGCCGACGCCGTGCGGCAGGTCTGCGACGACCTCGGGCAGCAGCTGATCCGGGACGCCGAGGGCGCCAGCAAGGACATCAAGGTCGAGGTGATCAACGCCGCGACCGAGGACGACGCCGTCGAGGTGGGCCGTTCCATCGCCCGCAACAACCTCCTCAAGTGCGCCATCCACGGCGAGGACCCCAACTGGGGCCGCGTCCTCTCCGCGATCGGCACCACGTCCGCCGCCTTCGAGCCCGACCAGCTCAACGTCGCCATCAACGGCGTCTGGGTCTGCAAGAACGGCGGGGTCGGCGAGGACCGCGAGAAGGTCGACATGCGCTACCGCGAGGTGCACATCGTCGCCGACCTCGCCGCCGGGTCCGAGACCGCCACGATCTGGACCAACGACCTCACCGCCGACTACGTCCACGAGAACAGCGCCTACTCCTCATGA
- a CDS encoding arginine repressor, whose product MSHAQDHGQTGVNGPAVPQTRTARHRRIVDILNRQPVRSQSQLAKLLADDGLTVTQATLSRDLDELNAVKIRNNDGDLIYAVPSEGGFRTPRAPLGESAKEERMRRLSQELLISAEASANLVVLRTPPGAAQFLASAIDQAELHDILGTIAGDDTLLLISRQPDGGQALADHLLRLAQNGH is encoded by the coding sequence ATGAGCCACGCGCAGGACCACGGGCAGACGGGGGTCAACGGGCCTGCCGTGCCGCAGACCCGCACCGCACGCCACCGCCGGATCGTGGACATCCTCAACCGGCAACCGGTGCGCTCCCAGAGCCAGTTGGCGAAGCTGCTCGCCGACGACGGGCTGACCGTCACGCAGGCGACGCTCTCCCGGGACCTGGACGAGCTGAACGCGGTGAAGATCCGCAACAACGACGGCGACCTCATCTACGCGGTGCCCAGCGAGGGCGGTTTCCGCACGCCGCGCGCGCCGCTGGGGGAGTCGGCGAAGGAGGAGCGGATGCGGCGCCTGTCCCAGGAGCTGCTGATCTCCGCCGAGGCGTCCGCCAACCTCGTGGTCCTGCGCACCCCGCCGGGTGCCGCCCAGTTCCTCGCCTCGGCGATCGACCAGGCCGAACTGCACGACATCCTGGGCACCATCGCCGGCGACGACACGCTGCTGCTGATCAGCCGTCAGCCGGACGGGGGACAGGCCCTCGCCGACCATCTGCTGCGGCTGGCGCAGAACGGCCACTGA
- the argC gene encoding N-acetyl-gamma-glutamyl-phosphate reductase has translation MTVRAAVAGASGYAGGELLRLLLTHPEIEIGALTGNSNAGQRLGALQPHLLPLADRVLSETSAEVLAGHDVVFLALPHGQSAAVAEQLGPEVLVVDMGADFRLKDAGDWEKFYGSPHAGTWPYGLPELPGCRAALEGSKRIAVPGCYPTAVSLALFPAYGAGLAEPEAVIVAASGTSGAGKTPKPHLLGSEVMGSMSPYGVGGAHRHTPEMIQNLSAAAGETVRVSFTPTLAPMPRGILATCSASAKDGVTGEALRAAYDKAFADEPFVHLLPEGQWPATASVHGSNAVQVQVAYDEAANRIIAISAIDNLTKGTAGGAVQSMNLALGLPEDTGLSTIGVAP, from the coding sequence ATGACGGTACGTGCGGCTGTGGCCGGAGCGAGCGGATACGCGGGCGGAGAGCTGCTGCGTCTGCTCCTGACGCACCCCGAGATCGAGATAGGCGCCCTGACCGGCAACTCCAACGCCGGCCAGCGGCTCGGCGCGCTCCAGCCGCATCTGCTGCCGCTGGCCGACCGGGTGCTGAGCGAGACCTCGGCCGAGGTGCTCGCCGGGCACGACGTGGTGTTCCTCGCGCTGCCGCACGGGCAGTCCGCCGCCGTCGCCGAGCAGCTCGGCCCGGAGGTGCTCGTCGTCGACATGGGCGCCGACTTCCGGCTGAAGGACGCCGGCGACTGGGAGAAGTTCTACGGCTCCCCGCACGCCGGGACCTGGCCCTACGGCCTCCCCGAACTGCCGGGCTGCCGCGCCGCGCTGGAGGGGTCCAAGCGCATCGCGGTGCCCGGTTGCTACCCCACGGCCGTCTCCCTCGCGCTGTTCCCGGCGTACGGCGCGGGGCTGGCCGAGCCCGAGGCCGTGATCGTCGCCGCGTCCGGCACCTCGGGCGCGGGCAAGACGCCCAAGCCGCACCTGCTCGGCTCCGAGGTCATGGGCTCCATGTCGCCGTACGGCGTCGGCGGAGCGCACCGGCACACGCCCGAGATGATCCAGAACCTCTCCGCGGCCGCCGGGGAGACCGTGCGGGTCTCCTTCACACCGACCCTCGCCCCGATGCCCCGCGGCATCCTCGCCACCTGCAGCGCCTCCGCGAAGGACGGCGTCACCGGCGAGGCCCTGCGCGCCGCCTACGACAAGGCCTTCGCCGACGAGCCCTTCGTCCACCTGCTCCCCGAGGGCCAGTGGCCCGCCACCGCGTCCGTCCACGGTTCGAACGCCGTTCAGGTGCAGGTCGCGTACGACGAGGCCGCGAACCGCATCATCGCGATCAGCGCCATCGACAACCTGACCAAGGGCACCGCGGGCGGTGCCGTCCAGAGCATGAACCTCGCCCTCGGCCTCCCCGAGGACACGGGACTTTCCACGATCGGAGTCGCACCGTGA
- a CDS encoding class I SAM-dependent methyltransferase → MTAERRDAQALKALWGGAAGRNWVAAQDLLDRLFKPFEPLLAEPVGPGARLLDVGCGTGATTVAAARRAGPEGSCVGVDIAEPMVEAARARAEREGVPARFIQADAATHAFEPAAFDLVISRFGVMFFDDFAGAFANLRRAARPGGGLRLIVWRGPEENPFMTTAERAAGPLLPNLPPRDPDAPGQFALAPAERVRGVLEESGWTGVAVEPLDVPCAMPEKDLERYFTLLGPVGRVLHEVDEPTRARVVETLHTAFASYVHGTEVRFTAACWLVRATA, encoded by the coding sequence ATGACCGCCGAACGCCGGGACGCTCAGGCACTGAAGGCGCTGTGGGGCGGGGCCGCGGGGCGCAACTGGGTCGCGGCGCAGGACCTGCTCGACAGGCTGTTCAAACCGTTCGAGCCGCTGCTCGCCGAGCCGGTCGGACCCGGTGCGCGCCTCCTCGACGTCGGCTGCGGCACGGGCGCCACGACGGTCGCCGCGGCACGGCGTGCCGGCCCGGAGGGCAGCTGCGTCGGTGTCGACATCGCCGAGCCGATGGTCGAGGCCGCCCGGGCGCGCGCCGAGCGGGAGGGTGTGCCGGCCCGTTTCATCCAGGCCGACGCCGCGACCCACGCCTTCGAACCGGCCGCCTTCGACCTGGTGATCTCGCGGTTCGGCGTGATGTTCTTCGACGACTTCGCCGGCGCCTTCGCCAACCTGCGGCGCGCCGCGCGGCCCGGCGGGGGACTCCGGCTCATCGTGTGGCGCGGCCCCGAGGAGAACCCGTTCATGACGACGGCCGAGCGGGCCGCTGGACCGCTGCTGCCGAACCTGCCGCCCCGTGACCCGGACGCGCCCGGCCAGTTCGCCCTGGCGCCGGCGGAGCGGGTACGGGGCGTTCTGGAGGAGAGCGGCTGGACGGGGGTCGCCGTCGAGCCGCTCGACGTGCCGTGCGCCATGCCGGAGAAGGACCTGGAGCGCTACTTCACGCTGCTCGGCCCCGTGGGCCGGGTGCTGCACGAGGTGGACGAGCCGACGCGGGCGCGGGTCGTCGAGACGCTCCACACCGCCTTCGCCTCATACGTGCACGGGACGGAGGTCAGGTTCACGGCCGCGTGCTGGCTGGTCCGGGCCACGGCGTGA